The genomic interval CACCTGGTTGTCGGCCACCACCACGTCCTGCGGGTGGTTCAGCGGCGCCTGCTGCGCATGCTGCACCGGCCCTTCGATCGGCTCGCCGGCGCGGCCGTTGCCGCACAGGGTATCGACGTGGCCGCTGAGCAGGTTGATCCGGCGCAACGCATGGTTGCCGGTGTCGGCGACGTACAGCACGCCGCGCTCCAGCGCCAGTCCGCGCGGACGGTGGAACGCCGCCTCGCCGATGCCGCCGTCGATGAAATCGGCGGTGCCCAGCCCGAACTGGCGCAGCACGCGACCGCCGGTGGTGCATTCGAGGATGCGATGGTGGCCGCTGTCGGCGATGTACAGGCGCTCGTCGGCGACCGCCAGGCCGACCGGGAAGCGCAGCGGCAGGCGCGGCTCCGGCTGGGTCTCGCGCGCATCGCGCAGCTCCTCGTCCAGCGGCAGCGATTGGCCGGCGCACAGCGCGTTGAGCGCCTTTTCCAGATCGGCGCCGCCGATCCCGACCAGGCGCTCGCGCTCGTAACCGCCGGCGTCGATCAACACCAGGGTCGGCCACGCCTGCACGTCGAAACGCTGCCAGGCGGCCCAGTCGGCATCGAGCAGGATCGGCGCCGACACGCCCTGGCTGCGCAGCAGCTTCAGCGCCCGCTGCGGCTCGCGCTCGCTGTCGAAGCGCGGCACCTGCACCACGATCAGCTGCAGGCGCCCCGGATTGCGCGCCTGCCACTGGCTGAGTTCGGCCAGGCGCTGCGCGCACCACACCGACGCGGCGTTGACGAAGGCCAGCACCAGTGCGCGGCCCTGCTGCTCGCGCAGCGTGGTCGGCGCGGCGTTGAGCCAGGTGCCGGGCTGCGGCAGTTCCAGGGCGGCGATCGAGTTCATCGGCCGATTATGCCGGAGCCGCCGTCGGCGGACAGTCGCGCCACGCTGCCGGCAGCGGCTTCGTCTACCAGGCGCCAGACCTCCTCGAAGTGGTCGCTGCCGCCGGTGTACGGGTCGGGAATCTCGCGGCGCCCGTCCAGGCCCGCCCACGGCAACCACAGCGCCACCCGTGGCAGCGCGGCGGCCGGCGCGCGCTGGCGCACGTCGCGCAGGTTGGCCGCGTCGGCGCACAGGATCCAGTCGAACGCGGTGAAGTCGGCCGCGCGCAGTTGCCGCGCGCGTAGTCCGGCGATGTCCACGCCATGGCCGCGGGCGCAGGCGATGGCGCGCCGGTCCGGCGGCTCGCCGCTGTGCCAGTCGCCGGTCCCGGCCGAATCCACCTGCACCTGGCCGGCCAGCGGCGAGCGCTCCAGATGGTGGCGCAACGCGCCTTCGGCCATCGGCGAGCGGCAGATATTGCCAAGGCAGACCAGCAGCAACTTCATGCCAGGGCCTGCAGATGGGCCTCGGCGCGGGCCAGGTCCTCGGGCGTGTCCACCCCGGGCGGGAACGGCGCCGGCGACAGCGCCACCGCTATGCGGAAGCCCGCCTCCAGCACCCGCAGTTGTTCCAGTGCCTCCACTTGCTCCAGCCCGCCCGGCGGCATCGCCGCGAAACGGCGCAGGAAGCCGGCGCGGTAGGCGTAGATGCCGATATGACGCAGCCACGGCCCCGGCGGCAGCCGTTCGCGCGAGGCGGCGAACGCGTCGCGGTGCCACGGGATCGGCGCGCGGCTGAAGTACAGCGCATCGCCGCGCGCGCTGCGCACCAGCTTGACCACGTTCGGGTCGAACAGGCTCTCGGCCGACTCGACCGGCGTGCCCAGCGTGGCCATCTCCGCGCCGCTGTCGGCCAGCGCCTGCGCCACGGCCACGATGCCAGCGGCGGGCGCGAATGGTTCATCGCCCTGCAGATTGACCACCAGGGTGGCGTCGTCCCAGCCGGCGATGTCGGCGCATTCGGCCAGGCGATCGGTGCCGGAGGCATGCGCCGCCGAGGTCAGGGCGACGTGCACGCCGTCCAGGTCGGCCACCGCTGCGGCGATGCGCGGATCGTCCGCGGCCACCCAGACCTGCTGCGCGCCGGCGCCGAGCGCACGGCGCGCCACATGTCGCACCAGCGGCTCGCCGCCGAGCATGCGCAGCGGCTTGCCGGGCAGGCGCGAGGCGGCGTAGCGCGCCGGAATGGCGACCACGAACGACTGCGGAATGGCGTGCGCGGCGCTCATGCGTCGCCGGCTCCGGTGGCGGTAGCTGAACCGCGGAATTCACGAAATTCGAACATGAATTGATCTTTCCCTGCCATTTATTGAGAATAGTTCGTATTCGCCATGGGCCAGCACCGGCCATTGCCGATTGCTTTGCTGCACAGCGCTGTGCGGCTCGGCGCTGCGCCCGTGGCCTCTCGCCTCCCCCATTCTATAGACCCCACCGATGAACCTTCCTGTCCCGTCCCCGTGGTCCGCTGTCCGGCCAACCCGCATCCCTGTTCGCCGCCAGGCGCTGTGCCTGGCCCTGGCCGCCCTGCTCGCGCCGCTGGCGGCCAGCGCCGCCGTGGAAGCGGCAGCGGGCGCCGATGCGGCGACCGATGCCGCCAGCGCGCCGAAGCTGCTGGACAAGCTCGACGTCGTCGCGCAGCGCGCCGACGGCTACACCGCGCCGGCCAGCGCGGCCGGCACCGGCCTGGTGCTGAGTCCGCTGCAGACGCCGCAGTCGGTGAGCACCATCAGCCGCGAGCAGATGGACGATTTCGGCCTGGACAACGCCAACGCGGTGCTGGCGCTGGCCACCGGCGTCAACGTGGAGAAGATCGAGACCGACCGTACCTACTACACCGCGCGCGGCTTCGACATCACCAACTTCCAGGTCGACGGGCTGGGCCTGCCGTTCACCAACGGCGGCGCCGAAGGCGATCTGGACACGGCGATGTACGAGCGCGTGGAGGTGCTGCGCGGCGCCAACGGCCTGCTGTCCTCGACCGGCAACCCGTCGGCGACGGTCAACTTCGTGCGCAAGCGCCCGACACAGGATCTGCAGGGCAGCGTCGGCGTCACCGCCGGCAGCTGGGACACGCGGCGCGTGGACGCCGACCTGTCCGGCAAGCTCGACCGCAGCGGCAGCGTGCGCGGACGCATCGTCGCCGCCGGCCAGGACGGCGACAGCTACCTGGACCGCTACGCGCTGAAGAAGCGCAGCGTCTACGGCATCGTCGAGGCCGATCTGGGCGACAGCACCTTGCTCAGCGTCGGCGCCAGCTACCAGAAGAACGAACCGCACGGCGGCATGTGGGGCGCATTGCCGCTGTACTACAGCGACGGCAGCGCCACCGACTACGCGCGCTCGACCAGCACCTCGGCCGACTGGTCGTACTGGAACAGCACCGACAAGCGCGCGTTCGTGGAACTGCAGCAGGCGCTGGGTGGCGGCTGGCAGCTCAAAGCCGCGTTGAACTACCGCAAGCTGGATTCGGACGGCAACCTGTTCTACGCCTACGGCACGCCGGACCGCGCCACCGGGCTGGGGCTGTACTCCTATCCCTCGCGTTACGTCAGCCACGAAACGCAGAAGTACGCCGACCTCTATGCCAGCGGCCCGTTCGTCCTGGGCGGACGCGAGCACGAACTGGTGGCGGGCGTGAAGTGGGGCGGCATCGACGTCTCGCAGGTCTCCACCTACCCGGATTCCAGCGACACCAGCGCCTGGT from Xanthomonas sp. DAR 34887 carries:
- a CDS encoding TonB-dependent siderophore receptor, whose product is MNLPVPSPWSAVRPTRIPVRRQALCLALAALLAPLAASAAVEAAAGADAATDAASAPKLLDKLDVVAQRADGYTAPASAAGTGLVLSPLQTPQSVSTISREQMDDFGLDNANAVLALATGVNVEKIETDRTYYTARGFDITNFQVDGLGLPFTNGGAEGDLDTAMYERVEVLRGANGLLSSTGNPSATVNFVRKRPTQDLQGSVGVTAGSWDTRRVDADLSGKLDRSGSVRGRIVAAGQDGDSYLDRYALKKRSVYGIVEADLGDSTLLSVGASYQKNEPHGGMWGALPLYYSDGSATDYARSTSTSADWSYWNSTDKRAFVELQQALGGGWQLKAALNYRKLDSDGNLFYAYGTPDRATGLGLYSYPSRYVSHETQKYADLYASGPFVLGGREHELVAGVKWGGIDVSQVSTYPDSSDTSAWFALPSLENWTGDIALPAFTTAPTGAEFDMIRRSAYATARWNLSDALKLITGVNHTRIESRGQNYGVQHVYDDSKTTPFVGAVYTFDPNYALYASYAEIFNPQTELDRNLQVLDPITGSNAELGIKGQWLQQRVNASFALFRAKQDNTAEADTYVGTLQTYKPVDATSTGYEFDLAGRLGDHWQLNAGYTQLSLKDDAGRNVRTYVPRRTFKLATTYTVPQWDALKLGATLTWQGDIYRDQQALDTSGNEIFTRQDSYALLGLMAHYDFTPQLSATLNVYNVTDRKYINSLYWAQGYYGAPRNTSLSLNYKF
- the kdsB gene encoding 3-deoxy-manno-octulosonate cytidylyltransferase; its protein translation is MSAAHAIPQSFVVAIPARYAASRLPGKPLRMLGGEPLVRHVARRALGAGAQQVWVAADDPRIAAAVADLDGVHVALTSAAHASGTDRLAECADIAGWDDATLVVNLQGDEPFAPAAGIVAVAQALADSGAEMATLGTPVESAESLFDPNVVKLVRSARGDALYFSRAPIPWHRDAFAASRERLPPGPWLRHIGIYAYRAGFLRRFAAMPPGGLEQVEALEQLRVLEAGFRIAVALSPAPFPPGVDTPEDLARAEAHLQALA
- a CDS encoding low molecular weight protein-tyrosine-phosphatase, whose protein sequence is MKLLLVCLGNICRSPMAEGALRHHLERSPLAGQVQVDSAGTGDWHSGEPPDRRAIACARGHGVDIAGLRARQLRAADFTAFDWILCADAANLRDVRQRAPAAALPRVALWLPWAGLDGRREIPDPYTGGSDHFEEVWRLVDEAAAGSVARLSADGGSGIIGR